One window of Microbacterium sp. 1S1 genomic DNA carries:
- the sufC gene encoding Fe-S cluster assembly ATPase SufC: protein MSVLEIRDLHVTVETEAGTTPILNGITLTMNTGETHAIMGPNGSGKSTLAYTIAGHPKYTVTSGSITFDGEDVLAMSVDERARAGLFLAMQYPVEIPGVTVTNFLRTAKTALDGEAPSIRQWTKDVKESMANLRMDPKFAQRNVNEGFSGGEKKRHEILQLEVLKPKFAVLDETDSGLDVDALKIVSEGVNRAKESTGLGVLLITHYTRILRYIRPDYVHVVVAGKIVEEGGPELADRLENEGYDRFLDPSAPIEA from the coding sequence ATGTCTGTTCTCGAGATCCGCGACCTGCATGTGACGGTCGAGACCGAGGCGGGGACCACCCCGATCCTCAACGGAATCACGCTCACCATGAACACCGGTGAGACCCACGCCATCATGGGCCCCAACGGCTCGGGCAAGTCCACCCTGGCCTACACGATCGCCGGCCACCCGAAGTACACGGTCACCTCCGGTTCCATCACCTTCGACGGTGAGGACGTGCTGGCGATGAGCGTCGACGAGCGCGCCCGCGCCGGCCTGTTCCTCGCGATGCAGTACCCGGTGGAGATCCCCGGCGTCACGGTGACGAACTTCCTGCGCACCGCGAAGACCGCTCTCGACGGCGAGGCCCCGTCGATCCGGCAGTGGACCAAGGACGTCAAGGAGTCCATGGCGAACCTCCGCATGGACCCGAAGTTCGCACAGCGCAACGTCAACGAGGGCTTCTCGGGCGGCGAGAAGAAGCGCCACGAGATCCTCCAGCTCGAGGTCCTCAAGCCGAAGTTCGCGGTGCTCGACGAGACCGACTCCGGCCTCGACGTGGACGCGCTGAAGATCGTCTCCGAGGGCGTCAACCGCGCGAAGGAGTCCACCGGTCTCGGCGTGCTGCTCATCACGCACTACACCCGCATCCTCCGCTACATCCGCCCGGACTACGTGCACGTCGTCGTCGCCGGCAAGATCGTCGAGGAGGGCGGCCCGGAGCTCGCCGACCGCCTGGAGAACGAGGGTTACGACCGGTTCCTCGACCCCTCCGCCCCCATCGAGGCGTAG
- the sufD gene encoding Fe-S cluster assembly protein SufD, giving the protein MAASTTAPSEAQHTNAHIDPAAQVADAGFVPVQTRSERPHSFDPDDFGMPTGREVNWKHTPVAALTPLFRTAEGEEGVQYSFTSGEQYVAAPLTAGTAPRGEVFLAEDITAAVAWQGAAEALHIRIPREEEVAAPIFLSLRGAGADRRADAHIVIEALEHSAATVVLQHKGSAQYAQNVEIIVRDGAKLTVVSVQQWDDDAVHAAAHQARVGADATLKHFVVSFGGGVVRVNPSVELAGAGSEGYLYGLSYADSGQHLESQVYLHHKGPHTTGDVLYKGALQGESAHSVWIGDVLIGPDATGTDSYEANRNLVLTEGARADSIPNLEIETGDIVGAGHASATGRFDDEQLFYLQARGIPEDEARRLVVLGFLTDIVLRLGIPDLESELLAAIEAELAEVNA; this is encoded by the coding sequence ATGGCGGCCTCGACGACAGCGCCCAGCGAGGCGCAGCACACGAACGCGCACATCGACCCGGCCGCCCAGGTCGCGGACGCCGGATTCGTCCCGGTGCAGACCCGCTCGGAGCGTCCGCACTCGTTCGACCCGGACGACTTCGGCATGCCGACAGGGCGCGAGGTGAACTGGAAGCACACGCCGGTGGCGGCGCTCACGCCGCTGTTCCGTACCGCGGAGGGCGAGGAGGGCGTGCAGTACTCGTTCACGTCCGGCGAGCAGTACGTCGCCGCCCCGCTCACGGCGGGAACCGCTCCGCGTGGCGAAGTCTTCCTCGCCGAGGACATCACCGCCGCCGTCGCGTGGCAGGGGGCAGCGGAGGCGCTGCACATCCGCATCCCGCGCGAAGAGGAGGTCGCCGCGCCGATCTTCCTGTCGCTCAGGGGAGCCGGAGCCGATCGTCGGGCCGACGCCCACATCGTGATCGAGGCCCTCGAGCACAGCGCGGCCACCGTGGTGCTGCAGCACAAGGGCTCCGCGCAGTACGCGCAGAACGTCGAGATCATCGTCCGTGACGGCGCGAAGCTCACGGTCGTCTCGGTCCAGCAGTGGGACGACGACGCCGTGCACGCGGCCGCGCACCAGGCACGTGTCGGCGCGGACGCCACCCTGAAGCACTTCGTCGTGAGCTTCGGCGGTGGCGTCGTCCGGGTGAACCCGAGCGTGGAGCTCGCCGGCGCCGGCTCGGAGGGCTACCTCTACGGGCTGTCCTATGCGGACTCCGGTCAGCACCTGGAGAGCCAGGTGTACCTGCACCACAAGGGCCCGCACACGACCGGTGACGTGCTCTACAAGGGTGCGCTGCAGGGCGAGAGTGCCCACAGTGTCTGGATCGGCGACGTGCTCATCGGGCCGGACGCCACCGGCACCGACTCGTACGAGGCGAACCGCAACCTGGTGCTCACGGAGGGCGCACGCGCCGACTCCATCCCGAACCTCGAGATCGAGACGGGCGACATCGTCGGCGCCGGGCACGCGAGTGCCACAGGCCGCTTCGATGACGAGCAGCTCTTCTATCTCCAGGCTCGCGGCATCCCGGAGGACGAGGCCCGCCGACTGGTGGTGCTCGGCTTCCTCACCGACATCGTGCTGCGCCTCGGCATCCCCGACCTGGAGTCGGAGCTGCTCGCCGCCATCGAGGCCGAGCTCGCCGAGGTGAACGCGTGA
- the sufB gene encoding Fe-S cluster assembly protein SufB has translation MSDVLIDRPELDGLGVYEFGWHDEDAAGAVAKRGISEEVVRGISALKNEPEWMLKTRLKGYQLFGRKPMPTWGADLSDIDFDNIKYFVRSTEKQAQSWEDLPEEIRETYERLGIPEAERQRLVAGVAAQYESEVVYHQIREDLEAQGVIFVDTDTALREHPEFFEEYFGTVIPAGDNKFAALNTAVWSGGSFVYVPKGVHVEIPLQAYFRINTENMGQFERTLIIADEGSYVHYIEGCTAPIYKSDSLHSAVVEIIVKKNARVRYTTIQNWSNNVYNLVTKRAVAHEGATMEWVDGNIGSKVTMKYPSIYLMGEHAKGETLSVAFAGPGQHQDAGAKMIHMAPYTQSSIVSKSIARGGGRAGYRGEVRVDANAHHSANTVRCDALLVDTKSRSDTYPAIDIRVDDVQLGHEATVSKVSEEQLFYLQSRGMPEDEAMAMIVRGFIEPIARELPMEYAMELNKLIEMGMEGSVG, from the coding sequence ATGTCGGATGTGCTGATCGACCGCCCGGAGCTCGATGGTCTGGGGGTGTACGAATTCGGCTGGCACGATGAGGATGCCGCGGGTGCCGTCGCCAAACGCGGGATCTCCGAAGAGGTCGTCCGCGGGATCTCGGCCCTCAAGAACGAGCCGGAGTGGATGCTGAAGACCCGCCTCAAGGGCTATCAGCTCTTCGGTCGTAAGCCGATGCCGACCTGGGGCGCCGACCTCAGCGACATCGACTTCGACAACATCAAGTACTTCGTCCGCTCCACCGAGAAGCAGGCGCAGAGCTGGGAAGACCTCCCCGAGGAGATCCGCGAGACGTACGAGCGCCTGGGCATCCCTGAGGCCGAGCGCCAGCGTCTGGTCGCCGGCGTCGCCGCGCAGTACGAGTCCGAGGTCGTCTACCACCAGATCCGCGAGGACCTCGAGGCCCAGGGCGTCATCTTCGTGGACACCGACACGGCGCTGCGCGAGCACCCCGAGTTCTTCGAGGAGTACTTCGGCACGGTCATCCCGGCCGGCGACAACAAGTTCGCCGCGCTGAACACCGCCGTGTGGTCGGGCGGCTCGTTCGTGTACGTCCCGAAGGGTGTGCACGTCGAGATCCCGCTGCAGGCCTACTTCCGCATCAACACCGAGAACATGGGCCAGTTCGAGCGGACCCTGATCATCGCCGACGAGGGCAGCTACGTCCACTACATCGAGGGCTGCACGGCGCCGATCTACAAGTCGGACTCGCTGCACTCGGCGGTCGTCGAGATCATCGTGAAGAAGAACGCCCGCGTGCGTTACACGACGATCCAGAACTGGTCGAACAACGTCTACAACCTGGTCACCAAGCGCGCCGTGGCGCACGAGGGCGCGACCATGGAGTGGGTCGACGGCAACATCGGCTCCAAGGTGACGATGAAGTACCCGTCGATCTACCTGATGGGCGAGCACGCCAAGGGCGAGACGCTCTCCGTCGCCTTCGCGGGCCCCGGTCAGCACCAGGACGCCGGCGCGAAGATGATCCACATGGCGCCGTACACCCAGTCGTCGATCGTCTCGAAGTCGATCGCCCGCGGCGGCGGCCGCGCCGGCTACCGCGGTGAGGTCCGGGTGGATGCGAACGCGCACCACTCCGCCAACACGGTGCGCTGCGACGCGCTGCTGGTGGACACGAAGTCGCGCTCGGACACCTACCCGGCGATCGACATCCGCGTCGACGACGTCCAGCTCGGCCACGAGGCCACCGTCTCCAAGGTCAGCGAGGAGCAGCTCTTCTACCTGCAGTCCCGGGGCATGCCGGAGGACGAGGCGATGGCGATGATCGTGCGCGGCTTCATCGAGCCGATCGCGCGCGAGCTGCCCATGGAGTACGCGATGGAACTGAACAAGCTCATCGAGATGGGCATGGAAGGATCGGTCGGCTAA
- a CDS encoding metal-sulfur cluster assembly factor: protein MTATLTDEKYDAVTEALKDVMDPELGINVVDLGLIYDLAWDDENDALVIHMTLTSAGCPLTDVLEDQTAQALDNVVDRFRINWVWMPPWGPERITDDGRDMMRALGFAI from the coding sequence ATGACAGCGACCCTGACGGACGAGAAGTACGACGCGGTCACCGAGGCCCTCAAGGACGTGATGGATCCGGAGCTCGGGATCAACGTCGTCGACCTCGGACTCATCTACGACCTCGCCTGGGATGACGAGAACGATGCTCTCGTCATCCACATGACGCTGACCAGCGCGGGCTGCCCGCTCACGGACGTCCTCGAAGACCAGACGGCGCAGGCCCTGGACAATGTCGTGGACCGCTTCCGCATCAACTGGGTGTGGATGCCGCCGTGGGGACCGGAGCGGATCACGGACGACGGGCGCGACATGATGCGTGCGCTCGGTTTCGCGATCTGA
- a CDS encoding COX15/CtaA family protein, translating into MRLTGSGLGCTEWPLCTPESLVPIVEVQGIHGMIEFGNRLMTGVVGIIAIAVVLLVLHTISGRRALISALWFALGGLAGAAIAFALVSLTDFPAFPVASAVLLLAVIAAAVHSVRTTPARRDLVLLAWLVLIGVVAQALVGGITVLTGLNPFIVGFHYTSSLLLVCITAAFLVRLATPAGPRERAVPTWFAIVTHVTGLALAVTILFGVLTTGSGPHSGDADVLRRGFDATVLAHVHSWPGYVLAALVLFLTIAAWVLRLEPRRWLLVLVVAILVQVAVGVWQAREGLPPVLVGIHMVLASLSAATYTVVVLHLKRTTAAVRTSAD; encoded by the coding sequence GTGCGGCTGACCGGATCCGGTCTCGGCTGCACCGAATGGCCGCTGTGCACGCCGGAGTCCCTGGTGCCGATCGTCGAGGTGCAGGGCATCCACGGGATGATCGAGTTCGGCAACCGACTGATGACCGGTGTCGTCGGCATCATCGCGATCGCCGTCGTCCTGCTCGTCCTGCACACCATCAGCGGCCGCCGTGCGCTCATCAGCGCCCTGTGGTTCGCGCTCGGCGGCCTGGCCGGGGCGGCGATCGCCTTCGCACTCGTCTCGCTCACCGACTTCCCGGCCTTCCCCGTCGCCTCCGCCGTGCTTCTGCTCGCGGTCATCGCCGCCGCCGTGCATTCGGTGCGCACGACGCCCGCCCGTCGCGATCTCGTGCTGCTCGCCTGGCTCGTCCTCATCGGCGTCGTCGCGCAGGCACTGGTCGGCGGCATCACGGTGCTCACGGGTCTGAACCCGTTCATCGTCGGGTTCCACTACACGTCGTCGCTCCTGCTCGTCTGCATCACGGCCGCGTTCCTCGTGCGGCTGGCCACCCCGGCAGGGCCGCGGGAGCGTGCCGTGCCCACCTGGTTCGCGATCGTGACGCACGTCACCGGCCTCGCCCTGGCCGTGACCATCCTGTTCGGCGTGCTGACGACCGGATCCGGCCCCCACTCCGGCGACGCCGACGTGCTGCGCCGCGGCTTCGACGCCACGGTCCTCGCTCATGTCCACTCCTGGCCGGGCTACGTCCTCGCCGCGCTGGTGCTCTTCCTGACGATCGCGGCGTGGGTGCTCCGCCTGGAGCCCCGGCGGTGGCTGCTCGTGCTCGTCGTGGCGATCCTCGTGCAGGTCGCCGTCGGCGTGTGGCAGGCGCGGGAGGGGCTTCCCCCCGTGCTCGTCGGCATCCACATGGTCCTCGCATCGCTCTCCGCGGCGACCTACACGGTCGTCGTCCTGCATCTGAAGCGGACGACCGCGGCCGTACGGACCTCCGCCGACTGA
- a CDS encoding TetR family transcriptional regulator: MSPETNPVRHDRESVSRAALALLDEVGLADLSMRRIAARLEVQPSALYWHVASKQELLADLADRITATVPDGAEGVLTTARALRDALFAYRDGAELVLSTYALQLGSARARDALVAALRAEGAADAEDRGAAILHFVLGHATLVQQRMHADSHGALPASREVDVTAGLDRVFDLGVTALAGELSAPRTPRHARA, encoded by the coding sequence ATGAGCCCCGAGACGAATCCCGTCCGCCACGACCGGGAGAGCGTGTCACGGGCCGCGCTCGCCCTTCTCGACGAGGTCGGCTTGGCCGACCTCTCCATGCGCCGCATCGCCGCGCGGCTGGAGGTGCAGCCCAGCGCTCTCTACTGGCATGTCGCGAGCAAGCAGGAGCTGCTCGCCGACCTCGCCGACCGGATCACCGCGACGGTGCCGGACGGAGCGGAGGGAGTACTCACGACCGCCCGCGCACTCCGCGACGCCCTCTTCGCCTACCGGGACGGCGCCGAGCTGGTGCTCAGCACCTACGCGCTCCAGCTCGGCTCGGCTCGCGCTCGGGACGCACTGGTCGCGGCTCTCCGCGCCGAGGGAGCTGCCGACGCCGAGGACCGCGGCGCAGCGATCCTGCACTTCGTGCTGGGTCACGCGACCCTCGTCCAGCAGCGGATGCACGCCGACAGCCACGGCGCGCTCCCGGCCTCCCGCGAGGTGGATGTGACGGCCGGCCTGGACCGCGTGTTCGATCTCGGTGTCACCGCCCTCGCCGGAGAACTCAGCGCGCCGAGGACTCCGCGGCATGCCCGAGCCTGA
- a CDS encoding MFS transporter: MTTAEPTATIWDRSRIWVTLGAVALIFLAAIEALAVTTVMPIVSDALDGQSLYAVAFAGTLATSVIGMVATGAWSDARGPRGALYAAVSLFILGLLISGFATTMPQFLIGRLVQGLGAGGQTVALYVVVARLYPPHLHGRVFAAFAAAWVVPSMIGPFLAGAVAEYLDWRWAFLGVAVLTAIAFVMIAIRLRGVDLGQGEPQDRKALLTRLLLAVVVAILAVAIGLSADLEPGIGWPVALGAMLAIGVAVLPLLPRHTLRAGTGLPSVVLMRGVAAGAFFAAEAYIPYLLMRKFDFSATWAGVALMLAAFAWAGASAAQGRYGERLGNHRITALSLAALLVAMLCVLTAAVFDVSPVFVIVGWAFAGGGMGLLYPRLTVLTLAYSDETNQGFNSSALSISDATGSAVAIALAGLAVATLGGGAEAFGVVFAFGVGLVLLALIPGLRLGHAAESSAR, translated from the coding sequence ATGACGACCGCGGAGCCGACGGCGACCATCTGGGACCGCAGCCGGATCTGGGTGACTCTCGGCGCGGTCGCGCTCATCTTCCTCGCGGCGATCGAGGCTCTCGCGGTGACGACGGTGATGCCGATCGTGAGCGACGCCCTGGACGGCCAGTCGCTGTATGCGGTCGCCTTCGCCGGCACGCTCGCGACGAGCGTGATCGGGATGGTCGCGACGGGGGCGTGGTCGGACGCGCGCGGTCCGCGCGGCGCGCTGTACGCCGCCGTGAGCCTCTTCATCCTTGGCCTGCTGATCTCCGGCTTCGCGACGACGATGCCGCAGTTCCTGATCGGACGGCTGGTGCAGGGGCTGGGCGCGGGCGGTCAGACCGTCGCCCTGTACGTCGTGGTCGCGCGACTGTACCCGCCGCATCTTCACGGGCGCGTGTTCGCGGCATTCGCGGCCGCCTGGGTGGTGCCGTCGATGATCGGGCCGTTCCTGGCCGGGGCGGTCGCGGAGTACCTCGACTGGCGGTGGGCGTTCCTGGGGGTGGCGGTGCTGACCGCGATCGCGTTCGTGATGATCGCGATCCGTCTGCGTGGCGTCGATCTCGGCCAGGGGGAGCCGCAGGACCGTAAGGCGCTGCTCACCCGGTTGCTGCTCGCCGTGGTCGTGGCGATTCTCGCGGTGGCGATCGGATTGTCTGCCGATCTCGAGCCCGGGATCGGCTGGCCGGTCGCACTGGGAGCCATGCTCGCGATCGGCGTCGCCGTGCTGCCGCTCCTGCCCCGACACACGCTGCGCGCAGGCACCGGTCTCCCCAGCGTCGTGCTCATGCGCGGCGTGGCGGCCGGCGCGTTCTTCGCCGCGGAGGCCTACATCCCGTATCTGCTGATGCGGAAGTTCGACTTCTCCGCCACCTGGGCCGGGGTCGCGCTCATGCTGGCGGCCTTCGCCTGGGCCGGTGCGTCGGCGGCGCAGGGTCGGTACGGTGAGCGGCTCGGCAACCACCGCATCACCGCCCTCAGCCTGGCGGCGCTGCTGGTGGCCATGCTCTGTGTGCTGACCGCCGCGGTGTTCGACGTGTCGCCGGTCTTCGTGATCGTCGGGTGGGCGTTCGCCGGGGGTGGCATGGGTTTGCTCTACCCGCGGCTCACGGTGCTGACTCTGGCGTATTCGGACGAGACGAACCAGGGCTTCAACTCATCGGCGCTCTCGATCTCGGACGCGACGGGATCGGCTGTCGCGATCGCTCTGGCGGGGCTCGCCGTGGCCACTCTGGGCGGCGGCGCGGAGGCGTTCGGTGTGGTGTTCGCGTTCGGGGTGGGGCTGGTTCTTCTCGCGCTGATCCCCGGGCTCAGGCTCGGGCATGCCGCGGAGTCCTCGGCGCGCTGA
- a CDS encoding MalY/PatB family protein encodes MLSVKALPLSELRERTSEKWREYPADVLPLFVAEMDFPLAPAISATLQRALDLGDTGYIASRTPLAETYAGFSERRFGWRPDPARMRSTADVSMGIVEILRRVTQPGERVVVTPPVYPPFYDLVAEAGAEAQRVPLRDTGTGWELDLDGIRAAFEDGATTMLLCNPHNPTGTVHDRETLAALAELAEEFGATVVSDEIHAPLAQPGAGFTPFLAASDAAARVGYAVVSASKAFNLAGLKCALMVTAAEETAAVVRDLPVEVEWRTGQFGLLAAVAAFSEESDAWLDGLLRTLDENRVLLEDLLARHLPAARYRIPEAGYLAWIDLSALDWGDNPARRILREAKVALHFGPAFGEEGAGHVRLNFGTSPEILTEAIERIAALVER; translated from the coding sequence ATGCTGTCGGTGAAGGCCCTGCCCCTGTCGGAGCTGCGCGAGCGCACCAGTGAGAAATGGCGGGAGTACCCCGCCGATGTGCTGCCGCTCTTCGTGGCGGAGATGGACTTTCCGCTCGCGCCGGCCATCAGCGCGACCCTGCAGCGCGCGCTGGACCTCGGCGACACCGGCTACATCGCCTCGCGGACACCGCTCGCCGAGACCTACGCCGGATTCTCGGAGCGCCGCTTCGGCTGGCGCCCTGACCCCGCGCGGATGCGCAGCACTGCGGACGTGAGCATGGGCATCGTCGAGATCCTGCGCCGCGTCACGCAGCCGGGGGAGCGGGTCGTCGTGACGCCGCCGGTCTACCCGCCGTTCTACGACCTCGTCGCCGAGGCGGGCGCCGAGGCGCAGCGCGTCCCGCTGCGTGACACGGGGACCGGCTGGGAGCTCGACCTCGACGGGATCCGCGCCGCCTTCGAGGACGGCGCGACGACCATGCTCCTCTGCAACCCGCACAACCCGACCGGCACCGTTCACGATCGCGAGACGCTGGCGGCGCTGGCCGAGCTGGCCGAGGAGTTCGGTGCGACCGTCGTCTCGGACGAGATCCATGCCCCCCTCGCGCAGCCGGGGGCGGGATTCACGCCGTTCCTCGCCGCGAGCGACGCGGCGGCCCGGGTGGGTTATGCCGTGGTCAGCGCGAGCAAGGCCTTCAACCTCGCAGGCTTGAAGTGCGCGCTCATGGTGACCGCAGCCGAGGAGACCGCGGCCGTCGTACGCGACCTCCCGGTGGAGGTCGAGTGGCGGACGGGGCAGTTCGGCCTGCTCGCCGCCGTTGCCGCGTTCTCGGAGGAGAGCGACGCGTGGCTCGACGGTCTCCTGCGGACTCTCGACGAGAATCGCGTCCTGCTCGAGGATCTGCTCGCCCGTCACCTCCCGGCCGCACGCTATCGGATCCCGGAGGCGGGATATCTCGCGTGGATCGATCTCTCCGCTCTCGACTGGGGCGACAACCCTGCCCGACGGATCCTCCGGGAGGCCAAGGTGGCGCTGCACTTCGGTCCGGCATTCGGGGAGGAAGGCGCCGGGCACGTGCGCCTCAACTTCGGCACGAGCCCCGAGATCCTCACCGAGGCGATCGAGCGCATCGCCGCGCTCGTCGAGCGATGA
- a CDS encoding non-heme iron oxygenase ferredoxin subunit, whose product MTAQRVCGVSELEQDTPLRVEPDGVPITVIKDGEGVIHAIGDTCTHGDISLSEGFVEGDTVECWAHGSAFSLITGKPQNLPAYEPVPVYVVEIDGDDVLIDPAVTKEV is encoded by the coding sequence GTGACCGCGCAGCGCGTCTGCGGCGTCTCCGAGCTGGAGCAGGACACGCCGCTGCGCGTCGAGCCGGACGGTGTGCCGATCACGGTCATCAAGGACGGCGAGGGCGTCATCCACGCCATCGGCGACACCTGTACCCACGGCGACATCTCGCTGTCCGAGGGCTTCGTGGAAGGCGACACGGTCGAGTGCTGGGCTCATGGCTCGGCCTTCTCCCTGATCACCGGCAAGCCCCAGAATCTCCCCGCATATGAGCCCGTCCCGGTCTACGTCGTCGAGATCGACGGCGACGACGTGCTCATCGATCCCGCTGTGACGAAGGAAGTCTGA